Proteins encoded in a region of the Mycolicibacterium chitae genome:
- a CDS encoding TIGR03619 family F420-dependent LLM class oxidoreductase, giving the protein MKLSIASPVVSLHPGAHGPWEVTATIDDLVRVAETADQLGYYHLTCSEHIALPAHELARRGPRYWDPLATLGYLAARTRQIRLVPHVLVLPYHHPLEIAKRYGTLDLISNGRVILGVGVGSLEEEFELIEAPFDDRGPRSDDSIRALRAALSQRTPAYHGDYYDFEGMVIDPCAVQPRVPIWVGGRTLRSLRRAVTLGDGWTPFAVTPDTARQWLDRVEAPADFEVVLPPVEPLDPVKEPARTVDALAATVAAGATIISVGRAQDSLAEYLEYLAALKEVSAALG; this is encoded by the coding sequence ATGAAGCTGTCGATCGCCAGTCCCGTCGTCTCGCTACATCCCGGAGCGCACGGGCCGTGGGAGGTGACCGCGACGATCGACGACCTCGTGCGGGTCGCCGAGACCGCGGATCAACTCGGCTACTACCACCTGACCTGCAGCGAGCACATCGCCCTGCCCGCCCATGAACTCGCCCGGCGGGGTCCGCGCTACTGGGACCCGCTGGCCACGCTCGGATACCTGGCCGCGCGCACCCGACAGATCCGGCTGGTCCCCCACGTGCTGGTGTTGCCCTACCATCACCCGCTCGAGATCGCGAAGCGTTACGGCACACTGGATTTGATCAGCAACGGCCGCGTCATCCTCGGGGTCGGCGTCGGCAGCCTCGAGGAGGAATTCGAACTCATAGAGGCGCCGTTCGACGACCGGGGGCCGCGTTCCGACGACAGCATCCGCGCGCTACGCGCCGCGCTGTCGCAGCGCACCCCGGCCTACCACGGCGACTACTACGACTTCGAAGGCATGGTCATCGATCCGTGCGCCGTACAACCGCGGGTGCCGATCTGGGTGGGCGGGCGCACGCTGCGCTCGCTGCGGCGCGCCGTCACCCTCGGCGACGGGTGGACGCCGTTCGCCGTCACCCCGGACACCGCCCGGCAGTGGCTGGATCGGGTCGAGGCGCCGGCCGACTTCGAGGTGGTGCTGCCTCCCGTCGAGCCGCTGGACCCCGTCAAGGAACCGGCGCGAACCGTGGATGCCCTGGCCGCGACCGTCGCTGCGGGCGCGACGATCATCTCCGTGGGCCGAGCCCAAGATTCGCTGGCCGAGTACCTCGAATACCTGGCGGCACTCAAGGAGGTCAGCGCCGCGCTCGGGTGA
- a CDS encoding SCO6745 family protein yields MSNNDMVAAAAGTGAAMGEAVGIFMLHPETFAGSVAAGYQNPLAGYVAGRAGVLGEASGATVGAVLAVFEPATIAALWDEGIAVRGALGASQQYWEQTAEFGRKYLNGAQGLDRIAALGEKVIARAATAGTPMFAGWRAMPLADDAPARALQVMLVLRELRAEVHFNLLTVSGIAPVEAHMLHRGVEYTKMFGWPEPLADGADKKERYAEVEQATNRRMAEIFADALDPAEADELAGLSAAALDVLKANVPA; encoded by the coding sequence ATGAGTAATAACGACATGGTGGCCGCGGCCGCCGGCACGGGGGCGGCGATGGGAGAGGCCGTCGGCATCTTCATGCTGCACCCGGAGACCTTCGCCGGCAGCGTCGCGGCCGGTTATCAGAATCCGCTGGCGGGGTACGTCGCCGGCCGCGCCGGGGTGCTCGGTGAGGCCAGCGGCGCCACCGTCGGTGCGGTGCTCGCGGTGTTCGAACCGGCCACCATCGCGGCCCTGTGGGACGAGGGCATCGCGGTGCGCGGGGCTCTCGGTGCCTCCCAACAGTATTGGGAACAGACCGCCGAATTTGGCCGCAAGTACCTGAACGGCGCGCAAGGGCTCGACCGGATCGCCGCGCTGGGCGAAAAGGTGATCGCGAGGGCCGCCACCGCGGGAACGCCGATGTTCGCGGGCTGGCGGGCAATGCCGCTGGCCGACGACGCGCCGGCGCGGGCCCTGCAGGTCATGCTGGTGCTGCGGGAATTGCGTGCCGAGGTGCACTTCAACCTGCTCACCGTCTCGGGGATCGCCCCGGTCGAAGCGCACATGCTGCACAGGGGCGTCGAGTACACCAAGATGTTCGGCTGGCCCGAGCCCCTCGCCGACGGCGCGGACAAGAAGGAGCGCTACGCCGAGGTCGAGCAGGCCACCAACCGGCGGATGGCCGAGATCTTCGCGGACGCACTGGATCCCGCCGAGGCCGACGAACTCGCCGGGCTCAGCGCCGCGGCGCTGGACGTGCTCAAGGCCAACGTCCCGGCCTGA
- a CDS encoding acyl-CoA dehydrogenase family protein has product MDFQLSDEQELLRDTTRDLLAHHYDAERRNQVIETDLGWSRQVWGQLAETGILGLGFDPLESGQLEIMLVLTEIGRRLAPEPVLHAALAPGSIIAEQGTDEQKQLLDEVSEGRLLLAFAHTEPGMRGATATVSTTARADGDAWVLSGRKNPVLAGDTADTLVVTAALPDGGTGLFLVHGDAVSKKGFQTFDGLRGAQIDLDGAPATALGSATDATAAIERALVRIQSALCAEAFGAMEESLRLTSEYLKSRKQFGVTLNTFQTLTQRAADMYVSLELARSMNLYAAMSISDGVLDPTIAARAKLQIARSGRHISQESIQLHGGIGITAEYPIAHYAARLTAIDNTLGSAQDQLGVLRGQVGDYDIAML; this is encoded by the coding sequence ATGGACTTTCAACTCAGCGACGAGCAGGAACTGCTGCGCGACACCACCCGGGATCTGCTGGCGCACCACTACGACGCCGAGCGGCGCAATCAGGTCATCGAGACCGACCTGGGTTGGAGCCGCCAGGTGTGGGGGCAGCTGGCCGAGACCGGCATCCTCGGGCTGGGCTTCGACCCCTTGGAGTCCGGGCAGCTCGAAATCATGTTGGTGCTCACCGAGATCGGTCGCCGGCTGGCGCCGGAGCCGGTGCTGCACGCGGCCCTGGCGCCCGGCTCGATCATCGCCGAGCAGGGCACCGACGAGCAGAAGCAGCTCCTCGACGAGGTATCCGAGGGCCGGCTGCTGCTGGCCTTCGCGCACACCGAGCCGGGCATGCGCGGCGCCACCGCCACGGTGAGCACCACCGCCCGTGCCGACGGTGACGCCTGGGTGCTCAGCGGCCGCAAGAACCCGGTGCTCGCCGGGGACACCGCCGACACGTTGGTGGTCACCGCGGCGCTGCCCGACGGCGGCACCGGCCTGTTCCTGGTGCACGGGGATGCGGTGAGCAAGAAGGGATTCCAGACGTTCGACGGGCTGCGCGGCGCGCAGATCGACCTGGACGGTGCGCCGGCAACGGCCCTGGGTTCGGCCACCGACGCGACCGCGGCCATCGAGCGCGCCCTGGTGCGCATCCAGTCGGCGCTGTGCGCCGAGGCGTTCGGCGCCATGGAGGAGTCGCTGCGGCTGACTTCGGAATACCTGAAGAGCCGCAAGCAGTTCGGCGTCACGCTCAACACCTTCCAGACGCTGACCCAGCGCGCGGCCGACATGTACGTCTCGCTGGAACTGGCCCGCAGCATGAACCTCTACGCCGCGATGTCGATTTCCGACGGGGTGCTCGACCCCACGATCGCCGCCCGCGCCAAGCTGCAGATCGCCCGTTCGGGTCGGCACATCAGCCAGGAGTCGATCCAGCTGCACGGCGGCATCGGCATCACCGCCGAGTACCCGATCGCGCACTATGCGGCACGGCTCACCGCGATCGACAACACCCTGGGTTCGGCTCAGGATCAGTTGGGTGTGTTGCGCGGTCAGGTCGGCGACTACGACATCGCCATGCTGTAG
- a CDS encoding acyl-CoA dehydrogenase family protein, whose protein sequence is MQLALTPEEAAFRDELRTIYTTKFPADMRERVRQGGHLSREDIVTSHKILHEHGLAVPNWPVEWGGKDWTPTQHQIWLDEMQLASVPEPLTFNAKMVGPVIAEFGSQEIKERFLPPTAALDIFWCQGFSEPEAGSDLASLRTTAVRDGDSYVVNGQKTWTTLGQYADWIFCLVRTDPQAPKRQAGISFLLIDLDTPGITMRPIKLIDGSFEVNEVFFEDVRVPADQLVGQENQGWTYAKFLLGNERTGIAHIATTKVRLAEVKRRAKETGLLADPLFAARLAETENDLLALELTQMRVASGSADGQPNPASSVLKLRGSQLQQITTELMVEVAGPDALPYETDDIVSPEWAQGSAPHYLNYRKTSIYGGSNEVQRTIIASTILGL, encoded by the coding sequence ATGCAGCTGGCACTGACGCCGGAGGAAGCCGCCTTCCGCGACGAACTCCGCACCATCTACACCACCAAATTCCCCGCTGACATGCGGGAACGTGTCCGACAGGGCGGTCACCTCAGCCGCGAGGACATCGTCACCAGCCACAAGATCCTGCACGAGCACGGACTGGCGGTACCGAACTGGCCGGTGGAGTGGGGCGGCAAGGACTGGACACCCACCCAGCACCAGATCTGGCTCGACGAGATGCAGCTGGCCTCGGTGCCCGAGCCGCTGACCTTCAACGCCAAGATGGTCGGACCCGTCATCGCCGAGTTCGGCTCGCAGGAGATCAAGGAACGCTTCCTGCCGCCGACGGCCGCGCTGGACATCTTCTGGTGCCAGGGCTTCTCCGAGCCGGAGGCCGGCTCGGACCTGGCGTCGCTGCGCACCACCGCGGTGCGCGACGGGGACAGCTACGTGGTCAACGGGCAGAAGACCTGGACCACGCTGGGCCAGTACGCCGACTGGATCTTCTGCCTGGTGCGCACCGATCCGCAGGCCCCCAAGCGCCAGGCCGGCATCTCGTTCCTGCTGATCGACCTCGACACCCCGGGCATAACCATGCGGCCCATCAAGCTGATCGACGGCAGCTTCGAGGTCAACGAGGTCTTCTTCGAAGACGTGCGCGTTCCCGCCGACCAACTCGTCGGGCAGGAGAACCAGGGCTGGACGTATGCGAAGTTCCTGCTGGGCAACGAGCGCACCGGCATCGCCCACATCGCCACCACCAAGGTGCGCCTGGCCGAGGTGAAGCGGCGCGCGAAAGAGACTGGCCTGCTGGCGGATCCGCTGTTCGCGGCCCGGCTCGCCGAGACCGAGAACGACCTGCTGGCGCTGGAACTCACGCAGATGCGGGTGGCGTCCGGATCCGCGGACGGCCAGCCGAACCCGGCCTCGTCGGTGCTCAAGCTGCGCGGTAGCCAGCTGCAGCAGATCACCACCGAGCTCATGGTGGAGGTCGCCGGCCCGGACGCGTTGCCGTACGAGACCGATGACATCGTCTCGCCGGAATGGGCGCAGGGGAGCGCCCCGCACTACCTGAACTACCGCAAGACCTCGATCTACGGCGGCAGCAACGAAGTGCAGCGCACCATCATCGCCTCCACCATCCTTGGATTGTGA